One window of the Candidatus Nanopelagicales bacterium genome contains the following:
- a CDS encoding extradiol dioxygenase has product MITGAHVLLYSNDAQADRAFLRDVLGWPHVPAAGGEDSWLIFRLPPSEMAAHPTEHDPSIALYFMCDDLTDAVNQLSARGAVFEGPPEDKDWGLVTSLVLPSGARMGLYEPRHDTAVAAYDDVRRHVGELADRFAGYESLPGDEHDHA; this is encoded by the coding sequence GTGATTACGGGCGCCCACGTACTTCTGTACAGCAACGACGCACAGGCCGACCGCGCGTTCCTCCGGGACGTCCTCGGCTGGCCGCACGTCCCCGCCGCAGGCGGCGAGGACTCCTGGCTCATCTTCCGGCTGCCGCCGAGCGAGATGGCCGCCCATCCCACCGAGCACGACCCGTCGATCGCGCTGTACTTCATGTGCGACGACCTCACCGACGCGGTCAACCAGCTGTCCGCCCGCGGCGCCGTGTTCGAGGGCCCCCCGGAGGACAAGGACTGGGGCCTGGTCACCTCGCTGGTACTCCCCAGCGGCGCCCGGATGGGTCTGTACGAGCCGCGCCACGACACCGCGGTGGCCGCCTACGACGACGTCCGCCGGCACGTGGGCGAGCTGGCGGACCGGTTCGCGGGTTACGAGTCGCTGCCGGGTGACGAGCACGACCACGCGTAG
- a CDS encoding Bcr/CflA family efflux MFS transporter has protein sequence MPARRSSPSFAVVALLAGVGPLATDMYLPTLPVLGSDLGTSAAGAQLTLTAFIIGMAAGQVLLGPFIDATGRRAFALAGPAVFAASSAVCAVTASVGVFLTARGVQGLAAAAGMVAARAVVSDQYRGTEAARRFGMLSSIILLAPIVAPILGAAILLVGTWRTMFALLAAVGVAQVVGVLTRVPETLPRAERHPASLPATVARMGKLLRDWNFSGHVLVQSLAIMGFFSYIGGSAFALQDGYGMDASTYGLVFAGNAVFMAASSAAMTRLVVRFRVVRLRDAGLVLASLGAVVLLVAVVAAPDRLPPLWKVLACLPLVTAGMGLVIPASITIAQEAGHWARGTAAALQGGISFTCGALVTPLTGLAPGAALPVMAGAMAGFLVLAAVAARFAPDPR, from the coding sequence GTGCCCGCCCGCCGGTCGTCGCCGTCCTTCGCGGTTGTCGCGCTGCTGGCGGGTGTGGGTCCGCTGGCCACCGACATGTACCTGCCGACGCTCCCGGTGCTCGGGTCGGACCTGGGCACGTCGGCGGCCGGGGCACAGCTCACGCTGACGGCGTTCATCATCGGGATGGCCGCAGGGCAGGTGCTGCTGGGGCCCTTCATCGACGCGACCGGCCGCCGGGCGTTCGCCCTGGCAGGTCCGGCCGTGTTCGCCGCGTCCTCAGCGGTGTGCGCGGTCACCGCTTCCGTTGGCGTGTTCCTCACCGCCCGGGGCGTGCAGGGCCTGGCCGCGGCGGCGGGGATGGTCGCGGCACGCGCTGTGGTGAGCGACCAGTACCGCGGGACGGAGGCGGCGCGCCGGTTCGGGATGCTCTCGTCGATCATCCTGCTCGCGCCGATCGTGGCGCCGATCCTGGGCGCGGCGATCCTCCTCGTGGGCACCTGGCGGACCATGTTCGCGCTGCTGGCCGCGGTCGGCGTGGCCCAGGTGGTCGGCGTGCTGACCCGGGTGCCGGAGACGCTCCCTCGCGCGGAGCGGCACCCGGCGTCGCTTCCCGCCACGGTCGCGCGGATGGGGAAGCTGTTGCGGGACTGGAACTTCAGCGGTCACGTCCTCGTGCAGAGCCTGGCCATCATGGGCTTCTTCAGCTACATCGGCGGGTCGGCGTTCGCCCTGCAGGACGGGTACGGGATGGACGCCTCGACGTACGGGCTGGTGTTCGCCGGCAACGCCGTGTTCATGGCCGCGTCCAGTGCCGCCATGACGCGACTGGTCGTGCGGTTCCGCGTCGTGCGGCTGCGTGATGCCGGGCTCGTGCTCGCTTCACTCGGTGCCGTGGTGCTGCTCGTGGCCGTGGTGGCGGCCCCAGACCGCCTGCCGCCGCTCTGGAAGGTCCTCGCGTGCCTGCCGCTCGTGACCGCGGGCATGGGCCTGGTGATCCCGGCGTCGATCACGATCGCCCAGGAGGCCGGCCACTGGGCCCGTGGGACCGCGGCCGCGCTCCAGGGCGGCATCTCCTTCACGTGCGGGGCGCTCGTCACCCCGCTGACCGGCCTCGCTCCCGGTGCCGCGCTGCCGGTGATGGCGGGGGCGATGGCCGGCTTCCTGGTCCTGGCCGCAGTCGCCGCGCGGTTCGCCCCCGATCCCCGCTGA
- a CDS encoding DUF6325 family protein, giving the protein MSEDGVSLDAMGPIDYLILQWPTGRASGEGFPVLVDLVDRGLIRILDLAFVRKETDGSVTRLDFDSLPVDGDVDASVFDGVSSGILTADDFADAAAVVDTGAVVGILVYENSWAAPFAVAVRRGGGQLLADGRIPVQAVLAALDATDPDATDPSA; this is encoded by the coding sequence ATGTCCGAGGACGGTGTGTCGCTGGACGCGATGGGACCGATCGACTACCTGATCCTGCAGTGGCCGACCGGGCGGGCCTCAGGTGAGGGATTCCCGGTCCTGGTGGACCTGGTGGATCGGGGCCTCATCCGGATCCTCGATCTCGCCTTCGTGCGCAAGGAGACCGACGGGTCGGTGACCCGGCTGGACTTCGACTCGCTCCCGGTCGACGGCGACGTCGACGCCTCGGTGTTCGACGGCGTGTCCAGCGGGATCCTCACCGCGGACGACTTCGCCGACGCCGCGGCCGTGGTCGACACCGGGGCGGTGGTGGGGATCCTGGTGTACGAGAACTCGTGGGCCGCCCCGTTCGCCGTCGCCGTGCGTCGCGGCGGCGGTCAGCTCCTCGCCGACGGCCGGATCCCGGTCCAGGCCGTGCTCGCCGCGCTCGACGCCACCGACCCCGACGCCACCGACCCCTCGGCCTGA
- a CDS encoding SHOCT domain-containing protein, which translates to MPGLLRGVARTAAVAGTATVVSNRVSRRQAQRWARKDAEQQMEQEQYAPPPQQYAAPPPQQYAAPPPPPPAPPPPPPPPAPAAPSMDDTIEQLTKLGQLHDSGVLTDEEFAAQKARILGQ; encoded by the coding sequence ATGCCTGGACTGCTTCGCGGGGTCGCCCGCACCGCCGCCGTGGCCGGCACCGCCACGGTGGTCTCGAACCGCGTGTCGCGCCGCCAGGCCCAGCGCTGGGCGCGCAAGGACGCCGAGCAGCAGATGGAGCAGGAGCAGTACGCCCCGCCGCCGCAGCAGTACGCGGCGCCCCCGCCGCAGCAGTACGCGGCGCCCCCGCCGCCGCCGCCCGCGCCGCCCCCGCCGCCGCCCCCGCCGGCACCGGCCGCGCCCTCGATGGACGACACGATCGAGCAGCTCACGAAGCTCGGCCAGCTGCACGACTCCGGCGTCCTCACCGACGAGGAGTTCGCGGCGCAGAAGGCGCGGATCCTCGGCCAGTGA
- a CDS encoding alpha/beta-hydrolase family protein, producing MSTVDRHRFYSAGLDVSSRAGFLLGSFLTGLSFQPNLLSRGTRDQAIINGVAAGAGYAWGTTAHSFLRSTADRLPAAGRSPAARVAAGATIDALAVLVGTGIQRAVPPREHESSRRALVRLGAVGLTAAGAAGLGADLLEPTRGRAGFHAVGLLAAAGATVGGYLLTKPGRSTAGSVGPDGTDAHEDVVRSVSGPKALASGLAVTGILFGVARAESAVSSAVARGAAVVLGGSPDDHRAVGRLAAAAALGAVGWGAVAAASTLLTRAGTGLEAAHEDPPTVPEVTGGPGSLVRWADQTRESRRWLTMTLAPGAIEEVMGEPARQPVRVYAPLEAGTSAEERAELLLAEIDRTGALDRPVFALFSPTGSGYVNYVATETLEYLTRGACASAAIQYSVLPSALSLTKVELATHQTRMVMNGLVARLLERSPERRPRLVMFGESLGSQVSEEMFRGTGVTGLEGVALDAALWIGTPASTVWRKELWGTRTVAEPPEVGPGRTYLPRAVRDWRALPDEDRARVRFLLLQNGDDPVPKFEPPLVWRRPDWLGPDDLRPPGAPRGTRWLPVVTFVTTFIDLQNALVPTPGIFQEGGHDYRREIPEAMRQVLGLTATDEQMDRVQQALRERELRWEVRRRWAAAEATATTHRAAAEDKVLRDVSQWVGRPVDREEIRRITA from the coding sequence GTGTCCACCGTCGACCGCCACCGCTTCTACTCCGCCGGCCTGGACGTCTCCAGCCGCGCCGGGTTCCTGCTCGGGTCGTTCCTCACCGGGCTGTCGTTCCAGCCCAACCTGCTCTCACGCGGAACCCGCGACCAGGCGATCATCAACGGGGTGGCCGCGGGGGCCGGGTACGCGTGGGGCACCACCGCGCACTCCTTCCTGCGCTCGACGGCCGACCGCCTGCCCGCCGCGGGCCGCTCCCCCGCGGCCCGGGTGGCCGCGGGGGCGACCATCGACGCGCTCGCGGTCCTCGTCGGGACCGGGATCCAGCGGGCGGTCCCGCCGCGGGAGCACGAGTCGTCCCGCCGCGCCCTGGTCCGCCTCGGAGCGGTCGGGCTGACGGCCGCCGGGGCCGCCGGGCTGGGCGCCGACCTGCTCGAACCGACCCGCGGCCGGGCCGGCTTCCACGCGGTCGGGCTGCTGGCCGCCGCGGGCGCCACGGTCGGTGGCTACCTGCTGACGAAGCCCGGCCGCTCGACCGCCGGGTCGGTCGGCCCGGACGGAACCGACGCACACGAGGACGTGGTGCGCTCGGTGTCCGGCCCGAAGGCTCTCGCGTCCGGGCTGGCGGTGACGGGCATCCTGTTCGGGGTGGCACGAGCGGAGTCCGCCGTGTCGTCCGCGGTGGCGCGCGGTGCCGCCGTGGTCCTGGGCGGGTCGCCCGACGACCATCGCGCGGTCGGGCGCCTGGCCGCGGCCGCGGCCCTGGGTGCCGTCGGCTGGGGTGCGGTCGCTGCCGCGTCCACCCTGCTGACCCGGGCCGGGACCGGGCTGGAGGCCGCCCACGAGGACCCGCCGACGGTGCCCGAGGTCACCGGCGGCCCGGGTTCGCTGGTCCGGTGGGCCGACCAGACCCGGGAGTCCCGTCGCTGGCTGACCATGACCCTGGCCCCCGGGGCCATCGAGGAGGTCATGGGCGAACCGGCCCGGCAGCCGGTGCGGGTCTACGCGCCGCTCGAGGCGGGGACCTCCGCGGAGGAGCGCGCCGAGCTGCTGCTGGCCGAGATCGACCGCACCGGGGCCCTGGACCGTCCGGTGTTCGCGTTGTTCTCCCCGACCGGGTCCGGCTACGTCAACTACGTCGCCACCGAGACGCTGGAGTACCTGACCCGCGGGGCCTGCGCGTCCGCCGCCATCCAGTACTCCGTGCTGCCGTCGGCGCTGTCGCTGACGAAGGTCGAGCTCGCGACGCACCAGACCCGGATGGTGATGAACGGGCTCGTCGCGCGCCTGCTGGAGCGCTCCCCCGAACGACGACCCCGGCTGGTGATGTTCGGCGAGAGCCTCGGGTCCCAGGTGAGCGAGGAGATGTTCCGCGGCACCGGCGTCACCGGGCTCGAGGGGGTGGCGCTCGACGCGGCCCTGTGGATCGGTACGCCGGCGTCCACGGTGTGGCGCAAGGAGCTGTGGGGCACGCGGACGGTCGCGGAGCCGCCGGAAGTGGGGCCGGGGCGGACGTACCTCCCACGCGCCGTCCGCGACTGGCGGGCGCTCCCGGACGAGGATCGCGCCCGGGTGCGGTTCCTCCTGCTGCAGAACGGAGACGACCCGGTGCCGAAGTTCGAGCCGCCGCTGGTCTGGCGGCGGCCGGACTGGCTCGGCCCGGACGACCTGCGCCCGCCGGGCGCACCCCGCGGCACCCGCTGGCTGCCCGTCGTCACGTTCGTCACCACGTTCATCGACCTGCAGAACGCCCTGGTGCCGACCCCCGGCATCTTCCAGGAAGGAGGCCACGACTACCGGCGGGAGATCCCCGAGGCGATGCGCCAGGTGCTCGGGCTCACCGCGACCGACGAGCAGATGGACCGGGTGCAGCAGGCGCTGAGGGAACGCGAGCTGCGGTGGGAGGTGCGCCGACGCTGGGCGGCGGCCGAGGCGACCGCGACGACCCACCGGGCGGCGGCGGAGGACAAGGTGCTGCGGGACGTGTCGCAGTGGGTCGGCCGACCGGTGGACCGGGAGGAGATCCGGCGGATCACCGCGTGA
- a CDS encoding lysylphosphatidylglycerol synthase transmembrane domain-containing protein yields the protein MPWPQWFSSPVGAPVRRRPTDVLLLAAALVALVLVALAAPGPTQVDSGLAEAAAGLPDVVAWVFHLAYTLAVLWAVTLLAVSLLARGRRGVAAGMLLASGVALGLAGVVGALAGTGWDRSFAALWSVDPPPVYTAVRVAVVTAVLVTASPHLARPVRTVGRLLLTAMATAAVLLGVSYPIGAVAGFLVGVIAGSATHLLVGSPGGRPTVERVRAALADLGLDARVSDAQQYAGATLFEATVAGRPPLQVTVLGRDEWDAQTLGAAWTAATRRGTRVRLGVTRQARVEHAAMVSLLAERAGVRVPGVVVAGRSDEGDALLVTQRAGRALAGLDDVDDAWLDDAWGQLGTLADAGIALGAVDGQHLAVDEHGRAVLVPTGDAVVGADDAAMRSDEVRMLTATALVAGPDRAVAAVRRARGDEGLVPLLPYLQPAVLDTGTRRRLRGLDWDVASLRDRVVADTGVEPPPLEQVSRVSRGALLRVALIAVLAYVLISSLAGVDLSSIWQELSSADWAWLAAALVVSPVAQVFYAFSTLGATTVSLRYLPVLMLQYAVQFLALVVPSTGARIALDVRFYQSFGIAGGAAVAMGMIDSFSGFVVQILLLAVILLSGLPGFTSPVVGSSTSDTAGSTGGSSSPSLLALTLALALASLVVAVVVPRLRHRLAGAVRRGMTALREQARAGRGALQVLRRPGKAAQMLMGNLGAQVVQAVVLGLCLHAFGSTAHLSQLILINTAVSLFAGLMPVPGGMGVAEAGYTAGLQAIGVPSAVAISTAIAFRLVTFYLPPLWGSLAMRWLRRHSYV from the coding sequence GTGCCGTGGCCGCAGTGGTTCTCCTCGCCGGTCGGCGCTCCCGTGCGCCGCCGCCCGACCGACGTCCTGCTGCTGGCGGCGGCCCTCGTCGCGCTGGTGCTCGTGGCACTGGCGGCTCCCGGCCCGACCCAGGTCGACAGCGGGCTGGCGGAGGCCGCTGCCGGACTGCCCGACGTCGTCGCGTGGGTGTTCCACCTCGCCTACACGCTGGCCGTCCTGTGGGCGGTGACGCTGCTGGCGGTGTCGCTCCTCGCCCGTGGCCGCCGCGGCGTGGCGGCCGGCATGCTGCTGGCATCCGGGGTTGCGCTGGGCCTGGCCGGGGTGGTGGGCGCACTGGCGGGCACCGGCTGGGACCGCTCGTTCGCCGCCCTGTGGAGCGTCGACCCCCCACCCGTCTACACCGCGGTGCGTGTCGCCGTGGTCACCGCCGTCCTGGTCACCGCGTCGCCGCACCTGGCCCGTCCGGTCCGCACCGTCGGCCGGCTGCTGCTCACCGCCATGGCGACCGCTGCGGTGCTGCTGGGTGTCTCGTACCCGATCGGCGCGGTCGCGGGGTTCCTCGTCGGTGTGATCGCCGGGTCGGCCACCCATCTGCTCGTCGGCTCACCGGGCGGGCGCCCGACGGTCGAACGGGTCCGAGCCGCGCTGGCCGACCTCGGTCTCGACGCCCGGGTGTCCGACGCCCAGCAGTACGCAGGGGCGACGCTGTTCGAGGCCACCGTCGCCGGGCGCCCGCCGCTGCAGGTGACGGTGCTGGGACGCGACGAGTGGGATGCGCAGACCCTCGGGGCCGCCTGGACCGCGGCCACACGCCGGGGTACCCGGGTCCGGCTGGGCGTCACCCGGCAGGCCCGGGTCGAGCACGCCGCGATGGTCTCGCTGCTCGCCGAGCGGGCCGGGGTGCGCGTGCCCGGGGTCGTGGTCGCGGGCCGGTCCGACGAGGGGGATGCGCTGCTGGTGACCCAGCGTGCCGGCCGCGCGCTGGCGGGTCTCGACGACGTCGACGACGCCTGGCTGGACGACGCCTGGGGGCAGCTGGGGACGCTGGCCGACGCCGGGATCGCGCTCGGCGCGGTCGACGGCCAGCACCTCGCCGTCGACGAGCACGGGCGCGCGGTGCTCGTTCCCACCGGGGACGCCGTCGTCGGGGCGGACGATGCCGCGATGCGCAGCGACGAGGTGCGGATGCTGACCGCCACCGCGCTGGTGGCGGGGCCCGACCGGGCGGTCGCCGCGGTGCGTCGCGCCCGGGGCGACGAGGGCCTCGTCCCGCTGCTGCCCTACCTCCAGCCCGCCGTCCTCGACACGGGCACGCGCCGGCGGCTGCGCGGCCTCGACTGGGACGTCGCCTCCCTGCGGGACCGGGTGGTGGCAGACACCGGCGTCGAGCCACCACCGCTGGAGCAGGTCTCGCGGGTGTCCCGCGGCGCGCTGCTGCGGGTGGCGCTCATCGCGGTGCTCGCGTACGTCCTCATCAGCTCGCTGGCCGGGGTCGACCTCTCCAGCATCTGGCAGGAGCTGTCGTCGGCGGACTGGGCGTGGCTCGCCGCAGCCCTGGTGGTATCGCCCGTGGCGCAGGTCTTCTACGCCTTCTCCACCCTCGGGGCGACCACGGTGTCGCTGCGGTACCTGCCGGTGCTCATGCTGCAGTACGCGGTGCAGTTCCTTGCCCTGGTGGTTCCCTCGACCGGGGCGCGGATCGCGCTGGACGTCCGCTTCTACCAGAGCTTCGGCATCGCGGGCGGGGCCGCGGTGGCGATGGGAATGATCGACAGCTTCAGCGGCTTCGTCGTCCAGATCCTGTTGCTGGCGGTGATCCTGCTGTCCGGCCTGCCGGGGTTCACCTCGCCGGTCGTGGGGTCGTCGACCAGCGACACCGCCGGCTCGACCGGGGGCTCGTCGTCCCCCTCCCTGCTGGCACTCACCCTCGCGCTCGCCCTGGCGTCCCTCGTGGTCGCCGTGGTCGTGCCACGGCTGCGGCACCGCCTCGCGGGTGCGGTGCGACGGGGCATGACCGCGCTGCGCGAGCAGGCCCGCGCCGGCCGCGGCGCCCTGCAGGTCCTGCGCCGTCCGGGGAAGGCCGCGCAGATGCTCATGGGCAACCTGGGGGCCCAGGTGGTGCAGGCCGTGGTCCTCGGCCTGTGCCTGCACGCCTTCGGGTCGACGGCACACCTGTCCCAGCTCATCCTCATCAACACCGCGGTCAGCCTGTTCGCCGGGCTGATGCCGGTGCCGGGCGGCATGGGGGTGGCCGAGGCGGGCTACACCGCGGGACTGCAGGCGATCGGCGTCCCCAGCGCGGTCGCCATCTCGACCGCGATCGCATTCCGCCTGGTGACCTTCTACCTGCCACCGCTGTGGGGGTCGCTGGCGATGCGCTGGCTGCGCCGGCACTCGTATGTCTGA
- a CDS encoding SHOCT domain-containing protein — protein sequence MFDDNGSFLLALFEFFVFFAYLMCLFWIFGDLFRSRDVGGWGKFLWTLFIIVVPILGMLVYLIARGGGMQQRAVDAQKEMQQHQIEYARAVVAAQDGGSATSATDQIASAKSLLDSGAITQEEFDSLKAKALSA from the coding sequence ATGTTCGACGACAACGGCTCGTTCCTGCTCGCGCTGTTCGAGTTCTTCGTGTTCTTCGCCTACCTGATGTGCCTGTTCTGGATCTTCGGCGACCTGTTCCGCAGCAGGGACGTGGGCGGCTGGGGGAAGTTCCTCTGGACGCTGTTCATCATCGTCGTCCCGATCCTGGGCATGCTGGTCTACCTGATTGCACGGGGCGGCGGCATGCAGCAGCGCGCCGTGGACGCACAGAAGGAGATGCAGCAGCACCAGATCGAGTACGCCCGCGCGGTCGTGGCGGCTCAGGACGGCGGCAGCGCGACATCGGCGACGGACCAGATCGCCTCGGCGAAGTCGCTGCTCGACTCCGGCGCGATCACGCAGGAGGAGTTCGACTCGCTGAAGGCGAAGGCCCTGTCGGCCTGA
- a CDS encoding SulP family inorganic anion transporter: MGARVVPGWMRGYQRSWLSGDLVAGATLAAVAIPEVMGYTSIAQTPIVTGLYTVIFPTMVFALLGSSRLLVVGADSATAALLSAGLTAAAINGVTPGSQEWLAYTSFVALLCAGLLIIARLLRLGFLGDFLSSSVLIGFLTGVGVQVFTGQIPDMLGVPKGSGNWFQQQWSTITSLPDTNWVTLAFAVGTLALIFGFKRFAPRVPGAIIAVVLSIAVSAAISASSTYDVAVVGSVQGGFPPIGLPQGISLDNFGAMLGIAFSCFVLIIAQSAATSRSFAMKHGQSVDVNRDIVGLSGANAAAGLSGTFVVNGSPTKTQILDEYKGRTQLANLTMSLIVLLFTLFLTGLLTDMPKAVLGAIVFVIGLDLVDIAGMKRVRHDARIEFWIALITAVVVCAVGVEQGIILAIVVSILEIIRRQYSPRKFVVGVTGEGEPTYEPATPGAQSAPGLIVFRYDAELFYANANRFVDDVQRLIDSAPDQVEWLVLDAGSIDSVDYSAAMSLQGLMEYLTARGITPVLAHVDPSLLESLRTYEFEQWVPEDRMFGNLGDAVAAFASRQRAT, encoded by the coding sequence TTGGGTGCACGGGTCGTGCCCGGCTGGATGAGGGGCTACCAGCGGTCCTGGCTGTCCGGGGACCTGGTCGCCGGTGCCACGCTGGCGGCGGTCGCGATCCCCGAGGTCATGGGCTACACGTCCATCGCCCAGACCCCGATCGTGACGGGCCTCTACACGGTCATCTTCCCCACGATGGTCTTCGCTTTGCTCGGCTCCTCCCGGCTGCTCGTCGTGGGAGCGGACTCGGCGACCGCCGCACTGCTGTCCGCCGGGCTGACCGCGGCGGCGATCAACGGCGTGACCCCCGGGTCGCAGGAGTGGCTCGCCTATACGTCGTTCGTCGCGCTGCTGTGTGCCGGGCTGCTCATCATCGCCAGGCTGTTGCGACTGGGCTTCCTGGGCGACTTCCTGTCCTCGTCGGTCCTGATCGGGTTCCTGACGGGGGTCGGGGTGCAGGTCTTCACCGGGCAGATCCCGGACATGCTCGGCGTGCCCAAGGGCAGCGGGAACTGGTTCCAGCAGCAGTGGTCCACGATCACCTCGCTGCCGGACACGAACTGGGTGACGCTGGCCTTCGCGGTCGGCACGCTGGCCCTGATCTTCGGCTTCAAGCGGTTCGCGCCGCGGGTCCCGGGCGCCATCATCGCCGTGGTCCTGTCCATCGCGGTCTCCGCGGCGATCTCGGCATCGTCCACCTATGACGTGGCCGTGGTCGGGTCCGTGCAGGGCGGCTTCCCGCCGATCGGACTCCCGCAGGGCATCTCTTTGGACAACTTCGGGGCCATGCTCGGGATCGCGTTCTCCTGCTTCGTCCTCATCATCGCCCAGTCCGCCGCCACGTCCCGCTCGTTCGCGATGAAGCACGGCCAGTCGGTCGACGTGAACCGCGACATCGTCGGGTTGTCCGGAGCGAACGCGGCGGCAGGGCTGTCCGGCACCTTCGTGGTCAACGGCTCCCCGACCAAGACCCAGATCCTGGACGAGTACAAGGGCCGCACCCAGCTGGCCAACCTGACGATGTCGCTCATCGTCCTGCTCTTCACGCTGTTCCTGACCGGCCTGCTGACCGACATGCCGAAGGCCGTGCTCGGCGCGATCGTGTTCGTCATCGGACTCGACCTGGTCGACATCGCCGGCATGAAGCGGGTCCGCCACGACGCCCGGATCGAGTTCTGGATCGCGCTGATCACCGCCGTCGTCGTCTGCGCCGTCGGGGTCGAGCAGGGCATCATCCTGGCGATCGTCGTGTCGATCCTGGAGATCATCCGACGGCAGTACTCGCCGCGGAAGTTCGTCGTGGGTGTCACCGGCGAGGGCGAGCCGACGTACGAGCCGGCCACGCCCGGAGCCCAGAGCGCCCCCGGGCTCATCGTCTTCCGCTACGACGCGGAGCTGTTCTACGCCAACGCCAACCGCTTCGTCGACGACGTACAGCGACTGATCGACTCGGCGCCGGACCAGGTCGAGTGGCTGGTGCTGGACGCCGGGTCCATCGACAGCGTCGACTACTCCGCCGCCATGTCCCTGCAGGGGCTGATGGAGTACCTCACCGCGCGCGGCATCACGCCGGTGCTGGCGCACGTCGATCCCAGCCTGCTCGAGTCGCTGCGGACCTACGAGTTCGAGCAATGGGTGCCGGAGGACCGGATGTTCGGCAACCTGGGTGATGCCGTGGCCGCCTTCGCATCCCGACAGCGGGCGACCTGA